The following are from one region of the Zonotrichia leucophrys gambelii isolate GWCS_2022_RI chromosome 1A, RI_Zleu_2.0, whole genome shotgun sequence genome:
- the LOC135457460 gene encoding extracellular serine/threonine protein kinase FAM20C-like: MNGKTAYDTYPTWLKFHIGINRYELYPRRDPLLPALLRDLATQRIVSSGTTSAPAPLLPAPCPLPAKSGGTQLKLIMTFPNYGQALFKPMKQTRDQETPIDFFYFSDFERHNAEIAAFHLDRILDFRRIPPVSGRLVNITKEIRDITTDKKLAKTFFISPAGNVCFYGECSYYCSTEHALCGKPDRLEGSMAALLPDKTLAKRRSWRSPWRRSYHKSKKAEWELNPNYCAQVRETPPYDRGHRLLDLIDMAILDFLMGNMDRHHYETFEKFGNDTFLLHLDNGRGFGTHSRDEPSILAPLQQCCSIKKSTYLRLQLLATEPYRLSDVLREALAAEPLAPVLAEPHLQALDRRLGKVLLAVRHCLARAAHQEKVLVDDVGSWV; the protein is encoded by the exons GGAAGACAGCCTACGACACCTACCCCACGTGGCTCAAATTCCACATCGGCATCAACCGCTATGAGCTGTACCCCCGCCGGGACCCCTTGCTGCCTGCGCTGCTCCGGGATCTGGCCACGCAGAGGATCGTCAGCTCGGGTACCACCTCTGCACCTGCCCCACTCCTGCCCGCACCCTgccccctgcctgct AAGTCCGGCGGGACCCAGCTCAAGCTCATCATGACGTTCCCAAACTATGGGCAGGCCCTCTTCAAGCCCATGAA GCAGACCCGGGACCAGGAGACCCCCATTGATTTCTTCTACTTCTCAGACTTTGAGCGGCACAATGCAGAGATTGCAGCCTTCCACCTGGACAG GATTCTGGATTTCCGGCGAATCCCCCCAGTTTCTGGCCGTTTGGTCAACATAACAAAGGAAATTCGGGACATCACCACAGACAAGAAACTAGCCAAGACTTTCTTCATCTCCCCAG CGGGAAACGTCTGCTTCTACGGGGAGTGCTCCTACTACTGCTCCACGGAGCACGCCCTCTGTGGCAAACCGGACCGGCTGGAGGGCTccatggctgccctgctccccgaCAAGACCCTGGCCAAGCGCCGCTCCTGGCGCAGCCCCTGGCGCCGCTCCTACCACAAGAGCAAGAAGGCTGA GTGGGAGCTGAACCCCAACTACTGCGCTCAGGTGCGAGAGACGCCGCCCTACGACAGGGGCCACCGCCTCCTCGACCTCATCGACATGGCAATCCTCGATTTCCTCATGG GCAACATGGACCGGCACCACTATGAGACCTttgagaaatttgggaatgacACTTTCCTGCTCCACCTGGACAACGGTCGCGG CTTCGGCACACACTCCCGCGATGAACCGTCCATCCTGGCCCCCCTCCAGCAATGTTGCAG CATCAAGAAGTCGACTTACCTgcggctgcagctgctggccaccGAGCCCTACCGGCTGAGTGACGTGCTGCGGGAGGCGCTGGCCGCGGAGCCGCTGGCCCCCGTCCTGGCTGAGCCCCACCTGCAGGCGCTGGACCGGCGCctggggaaggtgctgctggccGTGCGACActgcctggccagggcagcccaCCAGGAAAAGGTGCTGGTGGATGATGTGGGGTCGTGGGTGTGA